One Rhinolophus sinicus isolate RSC01 linkage group LG06, ASM3656204v1, whole genome shotgun sequence DNA window includes the following coding sequences:
- the LOC141572140 gene encoding inhibitor of growth protein 1 has translation MLSPANGEQIHLVNYVEDYLDSIESLPFDLQRNVSLMREIDTKYQEILKELDEYYEKFKRETDGTQKRRVLHCIQRALIRSQELGDEKIQIVSQMVELVENRTRQVDSHVELFEAHQEVNDTTGHSGKAGQDNSKNETITQAEKPNNKRSRRQRNNENRENAANNNHDHDDITSGTPKEKKAKASKKKKRSKAKAEREASPADLPIDPKEPTYCLCNQVSYGEMIGCDNDECPIEWFHFSCVGLNQKPKGKWYCPKCRGENKKTTDKALEKSKKERAYNRQLVDLAEQ, from the coding sequence TTGAGTCTCTGCCTTTCGACCTACAGAGAAACGTCTCGCTAATGCGGGAGATCGACACGAAATACCAAGAAATCCTGAAGGAACTGGATGAGTATTACGAGAAATTTAAACGTGAGACGGATGGCACCCAGAAGAGGAGAGTGTTGCACTGCATTCAGAGAGCCCTGATTCGGAGCCAGGAGCTGGGCGATGAGAAGATCCAGATTGTGAGTCAGATGGTAGAGTTGGTGGAGAACCGGACCAGGCAGGTGGACAGTCACGTGGAACTCTTTGAGGCACATCAAGAGGTCAATGATACCACTGGCCACAGTGGCAAAGCTGGCCAGGATAATTCCAAGAATGAGACAATCACGCAGGCAGAAAAACCCAATAACAAGAGGTCCCGGCGGCAGCGCAACAACGAAAATCGGGAGAATGCAGCTAATAATAATCACGACCACGATGACATCACCTCAGGAACGcctaaggaaaagaaagcaaaggccTCTAAGAAGAAGAAACGCTCCAAGGCCAAAGCAGAGAGGGAAGCATCTCCCGCAGACCTTCCCATCGACCCAAAGGAGCCAACGTACTGTCTGTGCAATCAGGTCTCCTATGGAGAAATGATCGGCTGTGACAATGATGAGTGCCCAATCGAGTGGTTCCACTTCTCCTGTGTAGGACTGAATCAGAAACCAAAGGGCAAGTGGTACTGTCCCAAATGTCGAGGGGAGAATAAGAAAACCACAGATAAAGCCCTGGAGAAATCCAAAAAGGAGAGAGCTTATAACAGGCAGTTGGTGGACCTCGCTGAACAGTGA